The Bos taurus isolate L1 Dominette 01449 registration number 42190680 breed Hereford chromosome 13, ARS-UCD2.0, whole genome shotgun sequence genome contains a region encoding:
- the AVP gene encoding vasopressin-neurophysin 2-copeptin preproprotein (The RefSeq protein has 1 substitution compared to this genomic sequence), whose translation MPDATLPACFLSLLAFTSACYFQNCPRGGKRAMSDLELRQCLPCGPGGKGRCFGPSICCGDELGCFVGTAEALRCQEENYLPSPCQSGQKPCGSGGRCAAAGICCNDESCVTEPECREGVGFPRRVRANDRSNATLLDGPSGALLLRLVQLAGAPEPAEPAQPGVY comes from the exons ATGCCCGACGCCACACTGCCCGCCTGCTTCCTCAGCCTGCTGGCCTTCACCTCTGCTTGCTACTTCCAGAACTGCCCAAGGGGCGGCAAGAGGGCCATGTCCGACCTGGAGCTGAGACAG TGTCTCCCCTGCGGCCCCGGGGGCAAAGGCCGCTGCTTCGGGCCCAGCATCTGCTGCGGGGACGAGCTGGGCTGCTTCGTGGGCACGGCCGAGGCGCTGCGCTGCCAAGAGGAGAACTACCTGCCGTCGCCCTGCCAGTCCGGCCAGAAGCCCTGCGGGAGCGGGGGCCGCTGCGCCGCCGCCGGCATCTGCTGCAACGATG AGAGCTGCGTGACCGAGCCCGAGTGCCGGGAAGGTATCGGCTTCCCCCGCCGCGTTCGCGCCAACGACCGGAGCAACGCGACCCTGCTGGACGGGCCGAGCGGGGCCTTGTTGCTGCGGCTGGTGCAGCTGGCGGGGGCGCCGGAGCCCGCGGAGCCCGCCCAGCCCGGCGTCTACTGA
- the OXT gene encoding oxytocin-neurophysin 1 preproprotein, with protein MAGSSLACCLLGLLALTSACYIQNCPLGGKRAVLDLDVRTCLPCGPGGKGRCFGPSICCGDELGCFVGTAEALRCQEENYLPSPCQSGQKPCGSGGRCAAAGICCSPDGCHEDPACDPEAAFSQH; from the exons ATGGCAGGTTCCAGCCTCGCCTGCTGCCTGCTCGGCCTCCTGGCGTTGACCTCCGCCTGCTACATTCAGAACTGCCCCCTGGGCGGCAAACGCGCGGTGCTGGACCTCGACGTGCGCACG TGTCTCCCCTGCGGCCCCGGGGGCAAAGGCCGCTGCTTCGGGCCCAGCATCTGCTGCGGGGACGAGCTGGGCTGCTTCGTGGGCACGGCCGAGGCGCTGCGCTGCCAAGAGGAGAACTACCTGCCGTCGCCCTGCCAGTCCGGCCAGAAGCCCTGCGGGAGCGGGGGCCGCTGCGCCGCCGCCGGCATCTGCTGCAGCCCGG ACGGCTGCCACGAGGACCCCGCCTGCGACCCTGAGGCCGCCTTCTCCCAGCACTGA